A DNA window from Methanobacteriaceae archaeon contains the following coding sequences:
- a CDS encoding acyl-CoA thioesterase: MYMITVTPRFGDSDGLRHINNIVLAEWFELARNKLYRIFTPDLDLSYEKWKLIMVKTDFEFIGQMYYNGDVDIKTNVMKIGNTSFTTYHEAWQSGHLKAKGTAVLVHYDFIQQKSLPIPEDLRKKLEEHLDDYSGK, translated from the coding sequence ATGTATATGATTACAGTTACTCCTCGTTTTGGGGATTCAGATGGTTTAAGGCATATTAACAATATTGTACTAGCAGAATGGTTCGAACTGGCCAGGAACAAACTTTATCGCATATTCACCCCTGATCTCGATCTCAGTTACGAGAAATGGAAACTTATCATGGTTAAAACTGATTTCGAATTCATTGGACAGATGTACTACAATGGTGATGTGGATATCAAAACCAATGTAATGAAAATTGGCAACACTTCATTTACCACTTACCACGAAGCATGGCAATCAGGCCATTTAAAGGCGAAAGGAACTGCTGTTCTGGTGCATTATGATTTCATCCAGCAAAAATCACTACCAATACCAGAAGATTTAAGAAAAAAATTGGAAGAACATTTAGATGATTATTCAGGTAAATAA
- a CDS encoding AMP-binding protein produces the protein MVFTELTIGDFLEKMVEKDPDQEFMVYPDRDLRFTYKEFDERVNLLAKGLLEIGIKKGDHVGIWAKNVPDWLTFMFATSKIGVVLVTVNTAYKSHELAYVLEQSDMKALAIIDGFQDVDYLQIVYELIPELKTQERGKLKNKNFPFLKSVIYVGQEKHRGMYNTNELLLLGKHGNEEEFQKIKSSVDNNEVVNMQYTSGTTGFPKGVMLTHRNILNNGYYIGERQKFTEKDRLCLCVPLFHCFGIVLGVMAAYSHGATMVMVELFDPLMVLAAVQKERCTALYGVPTMFIAEYSHPMFEMFDLSSLRTGIMAGSTPPIEAMKKVVNDMNMTEITSVYGLTEGSPGFTQTSVDDPLVKRVETVGKPLPECEIKIVDPETGETLGPNQTGEICCRGYNVMKGYYKMPEKTREVIDDEGWLHSGDLATLDDEGYYSIVGRIKDMIIRGGENIYPREIEEFLYTMPGVLDVQVVGIPDEKYGEIVGAFIILEEGADLTEEDVRDYALTKIARFKVPKHVFFVDEFPLTASGKIQKYILREQAAKMLKEKLEKEEKI, from the coding sequence ATGGTTTTTACCGAGCTTACTATTGGTGATTTCCTGGAAAAAATGGTGGAAAAGGATCCTGATCAGGAGTTCATGGTTTATCCAGACCGAGATCTCCGTTTCACCTACAAAGAGTTTGACGAAAGGGTAAACCTGCTGGCTAAAGGCCTTCTGGAAATAGGAATAAAAAAGGGCGACCATGTGGGTATATGGGCTAAAAATGTGCCGGACTGGCTTACATTCATGTTCGCCACTTCCAAAATAGGAGTAGTATTGGTAACAGTTAACACAGCTTACAAAAGCCATGAACTTGCTTATGTGCTTGAACAATCTGATATGAAAGCATTAGCCATCATTGACGGATTTCAGGATGTTGATTACCTTCAAATCGTTTATGAATTAATTCCCGAGCTAAAAACTCAGGAAAGAGGTAAACTGAAAAATAAAAATTTCCCATTCTTGAAGAGTGTTATCTATGTGGGTCAGGAGAAACACCGAGGAATGTACAACACCAATGAACTCCTGCTTTTAGGAAAACATGGTAATGAGGAAGAATTTCAGAAGATCAAATCCTCTGTTGATAATAATGAAGTGGTTAACATGCAATACACCTCTGGAACCACAGGATTTCCCAAGGGTGTGATGTTAACCCACCGAAACATCCTAAACAATGGATACTACATTGGTGAACGTCAGAAGTTCACAGAAAAGGATAGATTGTGTCTATGCGTGCCGCTTTTCCATTGTTTCGGTATTGTCTTAGGGGTTATGGCTGCTTATAGCCATGGTGCCACCATGGTCATGGTAGAACTCTTCGACCCACTGATGGTACTGGCAGCAGTTCAAAAAGAGCGCTGCACCGCACTGTACGGAGTGCCAACCATGTTCATTGCAGAATACAGTCACCCCATGTTTGAAATGTTCGATCTTTCCAGCCTACGTACCGGTATCATGGCAGGTTCCACTCCACCCATTGAAGCAATGAAAAAGGTGGTCAATGACATGAACATGACTGAAATTACCAGTGTTTATGGTCTGACCGAAGGATCACCCGGATTCACCCAGACCAGTGTTGATGACCCATTGGTTAAAAGAGTGGAAACCGTGGGTAAGCCCCTACCAGAGTGTGAAATTAAAATTGTGGACCCGGAAACAGGTGAAACCCTGGGACCCAACCAGACTGGGGAAATATGCTGCCGGGGATACAATGTAATGAAAGGATACTATAAAATGCCAGAAAAAACCAGGGAAGTAATTGATGATGAGGGATGGCTGCACAGTGGGGATCTGGCAACTTTAGATGATGAAGGATATTATTCCATTGTAGGTCGAATAAAAGATATGATCATCCGTGGCGGGGAGAACATATACCCCCGGGAAATTGAGGAATTCCTATACACCATGCCTGGTGTTCTTGATGTGCAGGTAGTAGGGATACCTGATGAGAAATATGGAGAAATTGTGGGTGCTTTCATTATTCTGGAAGAAGGAGCAGACCTTACTGAAGAAGATGTTCGGG